One genomic window of Onychostoma macrolepis isolate SWU-2019 chromosome 25, ASM1243209v1, whole genome shotgun sequence includes the following:
- the si:dkeyp-73b11.8 gene encoding BPTI/Kunitz domain-containing protein produces the protein MTMWLTMWELGIILLIFALNHNIQAQTTKSAACSLTSDAGTGSEAEVRVFMFYDAEKDNCFPFRYSGSGGNANRFITERQCMRNCSHRADELFPRDESQACHLPKQPGECFGHYLRYYYSPEHHTCKSFYWTGCVGNGNRFLTLNWCNATCYNAADEGLEDYSGESDVPVGIILGVVFGLIGAVILIVVIVFAVKNKPSSKKRGKKDGKSAEKPLKEQSIEMGGGEAQPATLEVSTIQS, from the exons ATGACTATGTGGCTCACTATGTGGGAACTTGGcataattttgttaatttttgctCTAAACCACAACATTCAGGCCCAAACAACAAAATCAG CGGCCTGCAGTCTAACGTCAGATGCAGGGACGGGATCTGAGGCCGAGGTTAGGGTTTTTATGTTCTACGATGCAGAAAAAGACAACTGTTTTCCGTTCCGATACTCTGGGAGTGGTGGAAATGCAAACCGTTTCATAACAGAGAGGCAGTGCATGAGAAACTGTTCACACAGAGCTGATGAACTCTTTCCTAGGGACG AAAGTCAAGCTTGCCATCTTCCAAAACAGCCAGGGGAATGTTTCGGTCACTATCTCCGTTATTACTACAGTCCTGAACATCACACATGCAAGTCTTTCTACTGGACCGGCTGTGTGGGCAATGGAAACCGATTCCTCACACTGAACTGGTGCAATGCTACATGTTACAATGCAGCAG ATGAAGGCCTTGAAGACTATTCTGGTGAATCAGATGTACCAGTCG GAATTATCTTGGGCGTTGTGTTTGGTCTTATTGGTGCCGTTATTCTCATTGTGGTGATTGTCTTTGCTGTCAAGAATAA GCCTAGCTCGAAGAAACGTGGGAAAAAAGATGGAAAGTCTGCCGAGAAACCACTGAAAGAGCAGTCCATTGAGATGGGAGGAGGAGAAGCACAGCCAGCCACTCTCGAAGTCTCTACAATCCAATCCTAA